The window ACCGCCATGCGCACGGCGACGCCTGCCTCCACCTGATCGAGGATGACGGACATATCCGTGTCGTCGGCCAGCGCGGAATTGATTTCGATACCCCGGTTCATCGGCCCCGGATGCATGACGATGCAGTCCTGATTGGCCAGCGACAGGCGGGCATGGTCGAGGCCGTAGATCGCTGCGTATTCGCGGGCCGATGGGATCAGGCCGGAGCTCATGCGCTCGCGCTGCAGGCGCAGCACCATCACCGCGTCACAGCCCTCAATGGCCGCCTCTACCGAATGGAACACAGATGCGCCCCAGCGGTCGGCATCGGCGGGCAGCAGGCTGGCCGGGCCGCACAGGCGGATGTCGGCGTTCATCAGCGAGAGCAGGGCGACATTGGAACGCGCGACGCGTGAATGGAGAATATCGCCGATGATGGCGATGCGCTTGCCGCCCACGTCTCCGAGGTGTTCGCCCAGCGTGAACAGGTCCAGCAGCGCTTGCGTGGGGTGCTCATTGGCTCCGTCACCGGCATTGATGGTGGAGATGCCGGTCGTGCGCTGGAAAAACTCTGCCGCGCCGGGGCTGGGGTGGCGCACGACCAGCAGGTCTGGCTGCATGGCCGCCAGCGTGTTGGCGGTGTCGGCGAGCGTCTCGCCCTTTTTCAGCGAGGCATTGCCAGCGGAGAAGTTCACCACATCCGCGCCCAGGCGCTTGGCGGCGATCTCGAAGCTGGCAAGCGTGCGCGTGGACGCCTCGAAGAACAGATTGATCACCGTCAGCCCTTTAAGGCTGGGGTGCTTCTTGTCTTCGGTCCGGTTGCGGGCGAGATGCGCGCGGGCGCTGTCGAAAATGAGCTCCAGATCAACGCGGTTGAGAGCGGACGCCGCTATCAGTCCGCGATGGGGGAAGGTGTAGCTGTATTCACCCTGTCCCATTCAAGCACTCCGCCTCGATTGCGGTTGCGCGGTATAGTGGTGTGCGCGCCGCCCGGCAATAGACCCTAACCCAAAAGCGTCAGCGCGGTGAGGACCGGCAGCGCAATCGCGCTGGCCAGAACCGTGAGCGTTATCATGCCTGCCGTCAGCCCGGTCTCGCCCTCGAACTCGGTAGCCACCGCGTACACAAACGCCGCTGATGGCCCGCCCGTGGCCAGTACCAGCAGGGTTTCCGCATTGCCGTTGATGCCCAGCACGCCTGCGGCCATGAGCACGAATAGCGGCACGGCAAATGACCGGATCGCCGCCGCGCTGAACAGCAGACGGATGCGGCCCTTGAGGGCGGCAAAGTCCAGCCCCGCCCCCATGCAGATCAGCACCAGCGCCAGCGAACCGTATCCGGCCAGATCCAGCGGAGAGAGCAGGGTGTCCACCGCTTCTGCCGTCATCAGGGGCGGCAATAGCGGCCAGATCAGCGCTGTGGCGACGGCAAGCAGGCAGGCGATCAGCACCGGGTCCCTCACCAGTGCCGGCAGCGCCTTTCGCATACCGCCATCGCGCGTGCCGGCAAAGGCCATGACGATGATGATCGTCGCCAGCACCAGCGCGGGCGCTGCAATCGTGCCGGTCCATTGCGTGGAGGCTGCGCCCTGCAGCCGGTCAGCCAGGGTGAAGAAGAGGACCACGTTCCACACGCAGCACACCGCCACCAGCGCCGCCGTCTCGCGCGCCGTCGCTTTCAGCAATCTTGCCACGCCGAGCGACAGGATGAGCGCCAGCACTATCCCGCCTGCCGACAGGGCGATGACGGGCAGGGCGCCCGCCTGCGTCAGGTCTGCGCGCGCTATCGTGACGAACAATATGCAAGGCAGGAGCACGCGGTAATTGAGAAGATTGATGCCGCGCCACTGGCCATCGGGAATGATCTGCCAGCGCCGCAGGGCGTAACCCAGGGCGACCAGCACGAAGGCAGGAAAGAAGACGGCGAGTATGTGCAGGGTCATAGTGCGGCAATCGCTATCCAGATGGGCATGGTGATGGCGGCAAGCAGGGTGGTGGCGGTGACATGGCCTGCCATCATCTCCGCATCCCCGCCCATTTCGCGAGCCAGCACATAGGCGGCGGCTGCGCCCGGTGTTGCGCCAATCCCCACCAGCACGGCGAGTGCCACGCCTTCGACGCCCAGCAGAATGCCCAGCGCATAGAAGACCGCAGGCGCGATCAGGAGCTTCGCCGTCACCGAGAGCGAGATAATGCCCGGACGGGCGCGCAGCGAGCTGAAATCCAGCCCCGCCCCGATGGTCAGAAGGATGAGCGGCAAGGAGGCGCGCCCTGCAAGGTCCAGCGTGTCGGCGACCGGGCCGCTCTGGAACACACCGGCCACATTCGCTGCAAGGCCCGCCAGACAGCCGATAATGATCGGATTGGTGATAATGCGCAGGCCGACGCGTTTCAGGTTGGGCACGTGATCGCTCTTGCCCCAAACGGTCATCACCGCCACGCACATCACATTGACCAGCGGCACGGTCGGGGCGAAGGCCAGCGCTGCCAGCGCCGCGCCTTCCTCACCAAAGGCTGCCGGTGCCAGCGCCAGCAGCACGAAGCCGTTCCAGCGCACCCCGCCCTGAAAAAGGCTGGTATAGACCGGCCCCGGCATGGGCAGGAGGCGGAAGGCGAGCATGATGACGCCCATTGCGACAAAGCCGCCGGCCGCTGCCAGCATGAAGCTGCCCGCAGGCACGGATGCATAGTCGGCCCGGCTGATCGTGATGAAGAGGAAGGCCGGCATCAGCGCCTGATAGGAGAGCCGGTTTATCCCGCCCCAGAGCGGCGCGGCCACCAGCCCGGACCGGCGCAACACCCAGCCCAGCGTGATAACGCCGAACACCGGGAAAAGCGCGATGACGACCGGGCTCATGCTTCCGGCACGCCTTCGGCGATACGCAGGAGCGCGTCCTCAAGGATTACGGCGGCGGCTTCCGCGTCGATCATCTCCTTGTGGCGGTGGATGGGTATGCCTGCCTCGGAGAGGGTTTCACCCGCCTCGAAGGTGGAAAGCCGCTCATCCTGATAGGCAATCGGCAGGTCACGCAGGCGAAGGAGATTGGTGGCAAGCGAGCGGGCAGACTGCGCGCGCCGCCCGTCCCCGCCATCCATGTGCAGGGGCAGGCCGATAATCAGCCCCTTGCAGGCACGC is drawn from Glycocaulis alkaliphilus and contains these coding sequences:
- a CDS encoding aspartate carbamoyltransferase catalytic subunit, with the translated sequence MGQGEYSYTFPHRGLIAASALNRVDLELIFDSARAHLARNRTEDKKHPSLKGLTVINLFFEASTRTLASFEIAAKRLGADVVNFSAGNASLKKGETLADTANTLAAMQPDLLVVRHPSPGAAEFFQRTTGISTINAGDGANEHPTQALLDLFTLGEHLGDVGGKRIAIIGDILHSRVARSNVALLSLMNADIRLCGPASLLPADADRWGASVFHSVEAAIEGCDAVMVLRLQRERMSSGLIPSAREYAAIYGLDHARLSLANQDCIVMHPGPMNRGIEINSALADDTDMSVILDQVEAGVAVRMAVLELLAGRGMQEMVP
- a CDS encoding AEC family transporter gives rise to the protein MTLHILAVFFPAFVLVALGYALRRWQIIPDGQWRGINLLNYRVLLPCILFVTIARADLTQAGALPVIALSAGGIVLALILSLGVARLLKATARETAALVAVCCVWNVVLFFTLADRLQGAASTQWTGTIAAPALVLATIIIVMAFAGTRDGGMRKALPALVRDPVLIACLLAVATALIWPLLPPLMTAEAVDTLLSPLDLAGYGSLALVLICMGAGLDFAALKGRIRLLFSAAAIRSFAVPLFVLMAAGVLGINGNAETLLVLATGGPSAAFVYAVATEFEGETGLTAGMITLTVLASAIALPVLTALTLLG
- a CDS encoding AEC family transporter, producing MSPVVIALFPVFGVITLGWVLRRSGLVAAPLWGGINRLSYQALMPAFLFITISRADYASVPAGSFMLAAAGGFVAMGVIMLAFRLLPMPGPVYTSLFQGGVRWNGFVLLALAPAAFGEEGAALAALAFAPTVPLVNVMCVAVMTVWGKSDHVPNLKRVGLRIITNPIIIGCLAGLAANVAGVFQSGPVADTLDLAGRASLPLILLTIGAGLDFSSLRARPGIISLSVTAKLLIAPAVFYALGILLGVEGVALAVLVGIGATPGAAAAYVLAREMGGDAEMMAGHVTATTLLAAITMPIWIAIAAL
- the ruvX gene encoding Holliday junction resolvase RuvX; amino-acid sequence: MALDPGTRTIGVAACNSDRTLVSPIETIERTKFSEDAARIFKLYDERACKGLIIGLPLHMDGGDGRRAQSARSLATNLLRLRDLPIAYQDERLSTFEAGETLSEAGIPIHRHKEMIDAEAAAVILEDALLRIAEGVPEA